A genomic region of Lodderomyces elongisporus chromosome 5, complete sequence contains the following coding sequences:
- the TOP2 gene encoding DNA topoisomerase 2 (BUSCO:EOG0926073O), whose amino-acid sequence MAPDTYIGSVEKTRTEMWCFDVESESMKFQEVTIVPGLYKIFDEILVNAADNKIRDPSMKNIKVKIDPENNVIQVMNDGKGIPVEIHTKEKMYIPELIFGNLLTSSNYDDDQKKVTGGRNGFGAKLCNIFSTQFEVETADLNTGKLYKQVWTDNMTKVGKPKITTLKTKKEYTKITFMPDLQKFGMDSLDEDLLSVLRRRVYDLCGTVRNCNIYLNDKRLSVNSFKAYVEMYVKAIRERSPEPEGDAESKPATTTIVHEVFNDRWEVAFAVSDGNFNQVSFVNSIATTAGGTHVKYVSDQIITKLVETLSKREKGKKKLMIKPQEVRDNMFIFINSLIENPAFTSQTKEQLTTKPSQFGGKEKFIATENLINRILKTGIADKIRAIANANEDKALQKADGSKKSRIKNQVNLVDANKAGTKDGLKCTLILTEGLSALNLAVAGLTVVGRDYYGCFPLRGKLLNVREASADQVSKNIEINALKQIIGLQHKKVYTQENIKSLRYGHIMIMTDQDQDGSHIKGLIINFLETSFPGLLDIPGFLLQFITPIVKVTVNGRGAKKVIPFYSMPEFEAWREGEGQNCRWTQKYYKGLGTSTPLEAREYFTALDRHLKRFHALQGEDASCIDLAFSKKKADDRKEWLQNFVPGDNLDPEMNEIPISDFINKELILFSMSDNVRSIPSMLDGLKPGQRKILYGCFKRKLKNEIKVAQLAAYVADVSSYHHGEQSLVQTIIAMAQNFVGSNNINLLKPNGAFGSRATGGKDAAAARYIFTELNEITRTIFNEADDPLLNYLQDDESTVEPQWYLPVLPMILVNGADGIGTGWSTNIPSYNPLDIVANLRRLMRGEPMEEMNPWYKGWYGDIEKVGPQKFKISGRIEQIDDNTIEISEVPVKTWTNTVKEFLLAGLGNEKTVQWIKDMEEQHTTSIRFVVKLSDAEMAKALSVGLLEKFKLVSTISLANMVAFDPHGRIKKYSDVLDIVKDFYFVRLEYYEKRKNHMLEILQHKHSMISEQARFIKMIIDKQLSVANKKKKELIGILEANKFLKFTKDGRPIEQVVVDDDDDDEDEDVIDGAGGAGVDGIAGGEADISQLNLKEVDENPTNEHRPETVSSSYDYILGMTIWSLTHERYVKLLAEKEKYQNQLQDLVSKTSVDLWMHDLDVFVEAYELFLAREEQERESLSTGGNKKNGTSRRRKKVGAATPAVKKAKIEKTKVDKKPAVMIEELASETLTPGPTSATATATAKANVRSNKNVRVKEEKLESDNGTNSATGAASQDKSGDNSKKSILSFFSPAKKGFSSRKSSSFGDDEDDDDVFEKVQPSKTKSAASDNSNNILDELDDLDILGKKAEILESRTRGAKNSSGSGVGGSFKESTPVEEPKRVKKRVISVFDDSDDDYEDD is encoded by the exons ATGGC ACCAGATACATATATTGGATCTGTTGAAAAGACCAGGACCGAAATGTGGTGTTTTGATGTAGAGTCCGAGTCGATGAAGTTCCAAGAAGTCACCATTGTGCCTGGTTTGTACAAGATATTTGATGAGATTCTTGTTAATGCAGCCGATAATAAGATTAGGGACCCATCAATGAAGAATATCAAGGTCAAGATTGATCCTGAAAACAATGTTATACAAGTGATGAATGATGGGAAAGGTATTCCAGTAGAGATTCATACCAAGGAGAAAATGTACATTCCAGAATTGATCTTTGGTAACTTGTTGACCTCATCGAATTATGATGAcgatcaaaaaaaagtcacTGGTGGTAGAAACGGGTTTGGTGCCAAGTTGTGTAATATCTTTTCTACCCAATTTGAAGTGGAAACGGCAGATTTAAATACTGGTAAATTGTATAAACAAGTTTGGACAGATAATATGACCAAAGTTGGTAAACCAAAGATTACCACATTAaagaccaaaaaagaatataccAAGATTACATTTATGCCtgatttgcaaaaatttgGTATGGATAGTCTTGATGAAGATCTTCTTTCCGTGTTGAGACGAAGAGTTTATGATTTGTGTGGAACGGTGAGAAACTGTAACATATATTTGAATGACAAGAGATTAAGTGTCAATAGTTTCAAAGCCTATGTTGAAATGTATGTGAAGGCCATTAGAGAAAGGAGTCCAGAACCAGAAGGCGATGCTGAGAGTAAacctgcaacaacaacaattgttcATGAGGTGTTTAATGATCGATGGGAAGTTGCATTTGCTGTTAGTGATGGAAATTTCAACCAAGTCAGTTTTGTCAACTCTATTGCCACAACGGCAGGTGGTACTCATGTAAAGTACGTGTCTGATCAAATAATCACTAAATTGGTGGAAACATTAtcgaaaagagaaaaggggaaaaagaaacttatGATTAAGCCTCAAGAAGTTAGAGACAATATGTTTATATTTATCAACTCGCTAATTGAGAATCCGGCATTCACatcacaaacaaaagaacagTTGACCACCAAGCCTTCTCAATTTGGAggcaaagaaaagtttATTGCCACAGAGAATCTCATCAACAGAATACTCAAGACAGGAATAGCTGACAAGATTCGTGCAATTGCAAATGCCAATGAGGACAAGGCATTGCAAAAAGCTGATGGAAGCAAGAAACTGCGGATCAAGAATCAAGTTAATTTGGTTGATGCGAATAAAGCAGGAACAAAAGATGGGTTGAAATGTACACTTATTTTAACTGAAGGTTTATCTGCGTTGAACTTGGCGGTTGCTGGTTTAACTGTTGTTGGTAGAGATTATTACGGGTGTTTCCCATTGAGGGGTAAATTGCTCAATGTCCGTGAAGCATCGGCGGATCAAGTTTCGAAAAACATTGAGATCAATGCTTTGAAACAGATCATTGGTTTGCAGCACAAGAAAGTGTATACACAAGAGAATATCAAGTCATTAAGGTATGGACACATAATGATCATGACAGATCAGGATCAAGATGGATCACATATCAAAGGGTTGAtcattaattttttggaGACATCGTTCCCAGGGTTATTGGATATACCTGGGTTTTTGTTGCAGTTCATTACTCCAATTGTTAAAGTAACGGTTAATGGTAGAGGTGCCAAAAAGGTGATTCCCTTTTACAGTATGCCCGAATTTGAGGCGTGGAGAGAAGGCGAGGGTCAAAATTGCAGATGGACTCAAAAGTATTACAAGGGTTTAGGTACATCAACACCCCTTGAAGCGAGAGAGTATTTTACTGCCTTGGATAGACATTTGAAGAGATTCCATGCCCTCCAAGGTGAAGATGCAAGTTGCATTGATTTGGCGTTTTCGAAAAAGAAGGCCGATGatagaaaagaatggtTGCAGAATTTTGTTCCTGGTGATAATCTTGACCCTGAGATGAATGAAATACCAATTAGTGACTTTATCAACAAGGAacttattttgttttccatgAGTGATAATGTGAGAAGTATTCCCTCGATGCTTGATGGGTTGAAACCTggtcaaagaaaaatattgtATGGTTGCTTCAAgaggaaattgaaaaacgaGATTAAGGTTGCCCAATTGGCGGCGTATGTTGCAGATGTTAGTTCATATCATCATGGTGAACAATCGCTTGTTCAAACTATTATTGCTATGGCACAAAACTTTGTTGGTTCGAATAATATCAATCTTCTCAAACCCAATGGTGCTTTTGGTTCAAGAGCCACTGGTGGTAAAGATGCAGCTGCTGCGAGATATATTTTTACTGAATTGAATGAAATCACAAGAACGATTTTCAATGAGGCAGATGATCCATTGTTGAATTACTTGCAGGATGATGAAAGTACGGTTGAGCCGCAATGGTATTTACCCGTATTACCCATGATTTTGGTTAATGGTGCTGATGGTATAGGTACTGGGTGGTCTACAAACATTCCTTCGTATAACCCATTGGATATTGTTGCTAACTTGCGCAGGTTGATGCGTGGCGAGCCTATGGAGGAAATGAATCCTTGGTACAAAGGTTGGTACGGagatattgaaaaagtgGGTCCACAAAAGTTTAAAATCAGTGGTagaattgaacaaattgatgataataCTATTGAGATTAGTGAAGTACCGGTAAAGACATGGACGAATACTGTTAAAGAATTTTTGCTTGCTGGTTTAGGGAATGAAAAGACTGTGCAGTGGATCAAGGATATGGAAGAGCAACATACCACATCAATAAGATTTGTTGTGAAACTTAGTGATGCTGAAATGGCCAAGGCGTTATCGGTAGGGTTATTGGAAAAGTTTAAACTTGTGTCGACCATTAGTTTGGCGAATATGGTTGCGTTTGATCCTCATGGACGGATCAAAAAGTACCTGGATGTTTTGGACATTGTTAAGgatttctattttgttcGATTAGAGTATTatgaaaagaggaaaaaccACATGTTGGAGATTCTTCAACACAAACATTCGATGATTAGCGAGCAAGCGAGGTTTATCAAGATGATTATTGATAAGCAATTGTCTGTTgccaacaagaagaagaaggagttGATTGGAATACTTGAGGCAaacaagtttttgaaattcaCAAAGGATGGAAGACCAATTGAGCAAGTTgtagttgatgatgatgatgatgatgaagatgaggatGTAATTgatggtgctggtggtgctggtgtgGATGGTATTGCTGGAGGTGAGGCTGATATTTCGCAGTTGAACCTCAAGGAAGTCGATGAAAACCCAACCAATGAGCACCGTCCTGAAACGGTTTCATCTTCGTACGATTATATTTTGGGTATGACAATTTGGTCTTTAACACATGAACGATATGTCAAGTTGCTTgcagagaaggagaaataCCAAAACCAGTTGCAGGATTTGGTGAGCAAGACTTCGGTTGATTTGTGGATGCATGATTTGgatgtttttgttgagGCTTACGAGTTGTTTTTGGCAAGAGAGGagcaagaaagagaaagtcTTTCGACTGgtggaaataaaaagaatgggACGAGTCgaaggagaaagaaggtTGGTGCTGCTACTCCGGCGGTGAAGAAAGCTAAGAttgaaaagacaaaagtgGACAAGAAGCCAGCTGTAATGATTGAAGAGCTTGCTTCTGAAACTTTGACTCCTGGACCAACAagtgcaactgcaactgcaactgcaaagGCGAATGTAAGGTCGAATAAGAATGTTAGAGTTAAGGAAGAAAAGTTAGAATCTGACAATGGTACCAATAGTGCAACTGGTGCTGCATCGCAAGACAAGAGTGGTGACAATAGTAAAAAGAGTATTTTGTCGTTTTTCAGTCCGGCAAAGAAGGGTTTTTCGTCAAGAAAATCGTCTCTgtttggtgatgatgaagatgatgatgatgtgtTTGAAAAAGTGCAACCTTCCAAGACAAAGAGTGCTGCTTCTGacaatagcaacaataTATTGGACGAATTAGATGATTTGGATATATTGGGCAAGAAAGCTGAGATTCTTGAAAGTAGAACCAGAGGTGCCAAAAATAGTAGTGGCAGTGGTGTTGGCGGTAGTTTCAAGGAGAGTACGCCTGTTGAAGAGCCTAAGCGTGTGAAAAAGAGAGTTATCAGCGTTTTTGATGATAGTGATGATGACTACGAAGATGATTAA